One Ostrea edulis chromosome 6, xbOstEdul1.1, whole genome shotgun sequence genomic window, ctactaaaactgtattttttgacaaaataaagtaaatttgaaaattttcaacttcaaaatattgttgtactaatccttcacttttcatctacatcaaatttctctggtgtagcatacctccttaacgaaccattaaataaaattttagtgtaatgagctaccttacaCGGTGCAAAATATTTGCACTAGCATGTTGGATGGTTTTATCCATACATAAACGTTACATATTTGTGCACATGCACACCAAGAAATCATATGCTTATTAGGCGTTGGTGTAAATCCATTCTTTGTAACCTCTTAgatcattttctgtgtgtaatGCGTACCGTTGAGGACTTGAGACTGTGACACATGTCGATTagtctttttatataaaaacttaACAAATTCGAGATGCACACGCGTTGTCAATTTTGGCGCATGAACAATAGCTTAGTCTTGCAGATGGGGAATTCTTTCGGTTCTCGGTAATAATCGTGGATTTCCGTTGTCTttccatatatggccatatcgaAATTCGACAAACATGTAAACTTGACATTTGTTGACTTGTAACGTGTGAGATGCGATGTTGTAAGGCACAACTATGTAAATACCAAGTCTACGAACGGAAATACTGTAGGGATGACCGCGTATAATTTAAGAAACAATGAtgtatttttataaagagaaaggtaaaatcagaaatcaaacgatgACACAAACGAAGAGTacaacactgaggtatacaTTTCTGAGAAACATAACTTACACCCCCTgagttacaaacatacatagCTAAAACTGAGAAATTAAAACGGTTGCATGTTTCAATTAACAAGGTTACATACTTGAATTTTTGAACACGAGTACCCTCCATACAGCCATAACATCTTCTGCAGTTATGCCCAAAAAACTGAGGAGGGGACTCCATAAAATTATGAGATAAAATTATACATTCAATTCATTTGTTCCAGATGTTTCGGAAACAAAAGTTGCCTTTGCTGGAAGGAATGAAATAACCCTCCAGTGTCATCCGTACTACATAGTTATGCAGAATAGCTCAGGATCTCTGGagaaatgtaattttaaaaggACATGTAAAGGAAAGCTCAACGTCAGCCATGTATCCTACACATGTTTAGGTGAGTGTAAAGCAAAGTCAGCCAGGTATCCTACACATGTTTAGGTGAGTGTAAAGAGCAAATTGGTGGAACATTTCCCACAAAGCCGGTTTTATACCTTGTAAATGTAAATGCCCGAATAGATTGGTATTGAAGCTATCTGAACTGAGATATCAATTGCAGGACTAAGTAAATAATTACTGTGTGGAATTCAAATTGTAGTGATTTGGGCGGCAAAGCTAGACCGCTAATTCACAGTTCAGTAAAATATTCAattctctatacatgtatgtccattCACATAAATAAAAGAAGCGAATCTTCATTATTACGCCAAATTTTTAATACGCTAGAATAAGTACACATACAATAATATATCTCACATTGTTAGATATACATTTCAGTGTATCGTTAAGCCAGATTTATGCATTTAATCCTTATAAATGCTCATGAGCTATGTTCCTGTAAAGGTAAAATTTCTCCACTTTCACGTGAGTGAATTAGTGTACTGGTATATTCCATTGCTCTCTTTGTAATGAAAGCAATGACAGTGGAGTCCGATGATCTCAGGAGTGaagtgtgaaataaaaaaacaacaactctCCGTCACTCTATGAATTACCTAGAGCTATTTCGTCATCACTCCATGAAATACTTCGCTATTTCTCCATtacttttcttttcatttttgggTCAATTTTGATAGTTAGTGAACTTATGTATATATAAGTTCGTGTCTTtggttatttatatatttcGAACCCATGTCCTCCCGACTATAAAGTGAACGTTCCACGGCATCACCGCTGTCTGTCAACACAATGTCTAAGGTGTGATGGTGCAATAAGCAAGTAAAAAATATTGCCATGCAATGCTAAGAAGGATGGTGAttcaatgaaagatgaagacaacgaacagtgatcaatctcataacgcctaaTAGAGTTAGGCATATACAGACCCCTAGGCaaaccagaagtgggatcaagttcctaggaggagcaaccatccccagtcgaccggtcacacccgccttgaacCCTATACCGTATCTtaataaggtaaacggagtaatccgtagtcaaaatttgtgtggcaagaacggcctaacaatcagtatgaagcAAGGCAGGCAGTATTTGTCCCAATGATTGGTTATAATGCCAAACTaggtcattataacaaccataggtTTTGCGAAATTGTGActgtaaacgagactgttgctacccctgtaacatcaatttatttgtcagtagcctgcctagatttaaaaactgaccatatatATAACAAGATATGCTTGCGTTCATTTGACCTTTGCATACAAGTGCAGAATACTCTGCTTTGCTCGTATCATTAAAAGATTTGCATCAATCCCATATTAGGTGCACATTTGCTCGCAAGAGCTTTTTACCATTTGTTTTGCATATTCACGTAAGAAATTTACTCAGCAAATATGCTGAATAGAGCTTTTGTACATAaccattggtatgaaacacgtcacacagcatttgacccaattttTATGTTTTGACTCTTTtgactgttttttttttaatttcagaggTTTGTAGAGATGCTGTTTACAACGAGTCCACCACAGTTCTTGTCAATCCCCAAAATTCCCAACCTTACTACAATAAAGGAGAGAACATCACCCTCCAATGTAAATATCGTCACAAGCTAATAATGGGTCAGCTGAAAAGAACCTGCCATGGCAATCTGACGTGGACTGGAGACGAACCTGTGTGTCGAAGTAATATCCCTTCCCATATCATTGTAATGCGCGGATCTTTGAACATGTGTGTTGTATGAGGCTTTGCGTTAGCGATCCTTTGTGTTGTGTGAACCTTTGTGTTGTGTGAACCTCTGTGTCGTGGGAACCTTTCTGTTGTCTTACACTTGTGTTCTGAGAGCTTGTATGTTCTGTAAACCTCTATGTTGTCTTGGGTAATGATTATTGGGAATCTTCCACTCACAATCCACTTATGATAATGGTGTCTTTGGTGAATGGAATATACTACGTATCTTGATAGAGAAATACCAGTTGAACCTTGTTTGaatgtattgatgtcagtacatgtaatgttgtaCGAAAGctctttctatttttttttttttttacatcgaTGTTAGTAACGATGAACGTAAGCTCTTACTCATCTATTCACATCGATGGTAGTACGGTGTACGGAAACCCTTACTAATTTATCGTGGCGTGGTGTCACAgacctttttatttttcaaatgttatttttttttttatctttccgTATTCTAGTTTTGTACTACAAAAACTGTCGTATATTCCTACACTGGATTTACATATCATATAATAATTACTTGGCCTCAGTGTTTTGGAAAATGTAGGAATAGTTGCTTCTATATATAGCAACAATTTGTACGCGTTATATTCATAGCGAATCAGTCCGCCTACTTATTCACAGCTTTTCATAGAATTCTAATCGTGGTAAATTAATTCTCAGATTAGATTACAAATTTACAACCCATTTGAGGGGAATCATATTAGAAACTTGATATTTTAAAGACGTACATCCTTCAACAATGTTTCATTTCGGCAtttatgtttttcattacttttatactggttttagatttcatacacACGGCTGGTATGACCGGTTAACATGGGATGTTTACTCCCGCTAAGGACTTAATCTCACTTCTGGCGTGTCCAGGGCTTCATGTTTGCCCTTcttttaatttgtattctttacaaaaatatgaagttgatcactgtacgttatctgcACTTGTTCACTTTACTGGCAATGGGCATCATAGCGAGAGCGTAAAGTGCCAGGGCTCCTAGGAATTGTGGTTCACATGCAAAATTTTAGATGagtattaataaaaattatgaaaccGGTGATATATTCATTGTAGAGTGCCGTTGCCCATGCAAACGACTGGAATCCCAGAACTTCATTACAAACCATCAGATACTCAAAAAGAAAATAGAACAAACCAAAAAGGATCTGGAAGTAAAGAAAACAGAACTTTCGTCCATTATCCGGAAGATGACATCTGCTACAGACAAAAGAAAGTCAGCCCAGGGAATTGGGATGGCTCTAGGAGTAGGGGTGATAACAACACTTGTATCTCTCATTATATGCAGTGACCTTCCTTTGATATACAGACAAATTGTGCAGGGACCTTACGGATATTGATGGGGTCGCTAAAGGCGACTGCAgctgaatttattttctttataatttaattcttctAGTCTCTGACTCGTAAAATACAAACTATGATATACATAATACTCAtaatttccattagtggaactcttcaaattataggcgcgtaaagtcgtgataccgggacaacatacgtaaacattacttaggtatacgtaatataaattatggtatcgaatacatattacatgtataaccgactgcaaaccccgacactgattaaaattctaaagtcaaatttaggaattgattattcttacaagaaaacagacgaacttattaaactatgtgaaggagtgcaggtactaaatctgtcaaatctgaccgatataaagcatcaatcgcaagaagaactgtgaagggaaaaaccaacatgcacatccgacacaataacttttcttgtaattaatgggattcatatgttatcaaaattattctgtcagactatgaagacattctattttatcctACAATtcggacaggttcatatggcatggactttgtaatttGTAATCGTTCATGtacccccttctctctctctctctctctcttccattttcaatattttagactaagttatatatttgccaaactgccccccctttttttaaaaagacgtttataacactaattaacacaacaaatgcgtttccaaactgcatctaagctatattttgaaaattacaaaatattaattgaCTTAGGACAGggaacatcgttgtttggaatttttagaATAGGTGTAGgagagttttaaaaaaaccatgtaacatccttgataaactagtggtaaaatatttttaaaatgcagtttgaccaatggctattttatttaaaaatacacaatgtACTTTAACTTAAAAAAGGGGGAtgctatgaacgtttcgtttatgtcccagtaatctcgcacttgctcgcgagacttgtgcattttcttaccaatgacgcacaagagtcatcaaagcgcgataactctaatgaGCTGGTAATGAAAAGTATTGTAcaatttgttttgaataatATTGGTGACAATGTTTCATGCAATGGTTTTTAATTGTAGTAAAGGAGTTTCATAAAATCTAAAGCCGctacattttctgatatttgaagacttgttttgtgtatgtcaaaaacaaaacaacttcCCGCATTTTTCTCAATCACTTTCAAAGTCGATCTTAATTGAATAGGCAGTAAAATAAGCATTACATGCGCAGCCTATTCACCTTCAACAACTAAGTTTTGCGCTTTCGATAAATACGCATCGTAGAACTAAAATGGCTGCCTTCACAACTCGACACTGGTGCTGTCACGGTTAACCGCGGTAAAACACTTTCAGTTCGGTTCGGTGTGTATTTTTCAGATTtcggttttgttttgtttacgtTTTATCCCATCTTGTTTGCTAAACGTGCTATGATTGGTTCGAAAGTTATATCAATGATATTACAACCAATAAAATTTCACGTAAAATCGGTAATAGTAAAATGAAACATGTCGACAAGCAGATAGAAATCGCAAGGATgggaatacatgtactttattttcTAAGAAAGGGAGAGTCAGAAGTTGTTTACAAACCAATCACAATCTGCAAACTGTGCATGTTAAACGAAGGCGGTAGCTCTGTGTTAGAGCGTCCGGTTCgtgaccgggaggtcgtgagttcgagccacTCTGAAACCTGAGACATAAATGTAGATTAGgtggtgattgctccttcgccaaacgctcggcaattAGTAATGAGAGTCGCgagtctttcagatatgactttaaaaacggaggtcccatgtcgcagTAGAGGTTGGCACGTTGAAGCATTTTCACTGCTACGGCCATAAGCGCCTTACATAGACCTATCTAAATTTACAGTACCTCACCTACAACTAGTCTATCATAAAAGCTCTTGAGAGATTGTACATAATGTCgactttaaaagaatattacTTGCTTATCGTTTTGTTGATTAAAATGAATCAGAAATTGATGTTTGCATTTGTACTGAAGAAAAAATGAATATCGAAGGTTCCAGATTATTCTTAAAATCATCAAGTTATTTTGAattatcacccccccccccccccgaggtTTCGTTTCCTGAAATGAACTGAAAAATGTCTGAACTGTGACAACCCTACTCGCCTCATCGTGGTGGTTGTGAATCACTGCGCGGCGCAAGTGATTTGTGTTTTTCAGTAATTATGTAACATGCATTTTATACTGTTTTGATGTATATGTATTGATAAGTGTTTGGCGAATCTGGTATTTGAACCAGGGTCGCAGTGGTTTTGTATTGCTCGCTTTGCTCGTTGGACTACTTGACCATTGAAGATTATGCTTGTATTGTTATTACGCAATAGTTTTTTAGTCTCCACACTTTTATCATTTTTCACTCTCAAGTAAATGCAGTTgtgtaaattaattttgtttatggttcaaattttaagatattgtaatccccccccccccatcatttaCAAGTGTATAatgatattgttcaaaattcaaaagtttTGGAATTTGTCAGCACTTAGAGATTATTTTTCTCATGGGGaaccattttttaaaagaagtaaACAGGTTGCAAACAGCGATATTCTCCTGCACTTAAAGTACTGttgaatgaaaatcaaaatgtatatagagtgtgtaatttttgtatgatatatttttaagatatgatGAAAGTGGGAAATGTGAAATCGGATTGTTCATCAGAAATATTGTGATAATTTACAAGCTAGGCAAATTGCTAGAGTGGAATGCCCATCTTTCAAATGGTCTTATTGATATTGTAAAGTTATTAAGAAAATGTTATCATTGTTTACAGACAAATAAGTCAGTGCtgcatttttgtaattgtgTGTTTGTCGTCTGGGTTTCATAATTTGTTAAAAGTTCAGATCCCGATGTTTATTAATaacattttacataataaaatattgtttaaattattaataaatatgatctaaaaatatttaaatccaaatattttttgacaaaaatatttcctacatctgtaaatatattttgtagatCCATTGACTTCATATTGTATGTGATAAGTCAATAAAAGTTAAACACTTGAATCCaattcttacatttatatacagtTTGATAAATGAAGATTAGAACTTTTTTCGTTTTGCATCAAATGGAATACAGTATAATCTGGTTTGTGCCAGTTTACGCTCTTTTCATAATCCCAGATTTTAAAGCCTAAACTTACCTACACCAATTTATATCGCATATCAAATTAGATTAAATTCATTCCTTAGATGAATTCCAGTTTCACATAGAAATTACCATATTTGCATATGAGTTCACAGTCGGTttgaataattgaaaaaatgtgtatatttagATCTTGGGTTTTCTCCCTCAAAATAtgttaactttatgacaaacgggatgatttcagctactccatcgccaacttcccatatttatgtagcaatattccattatcacctggatatggtgtttatatctctgaactgattcgataagcatgagcttgttctgtgtatggtcaatttttaaatcagaCAGTTCACTGACAaatcaagttgatggtgcaggggtttcaggAGTCTcttttaaagtcggcattttgcaattctatggtccttataacgatctaatttgccaatacaacctatcattgggtgaaattcTGTCTGACATGTTTGATACCGAtttttagaccgttcttggtacactgattttgactacggataactcagtatacctggtcaagatatagggctcacggcgggtgtgaccggtcgacaggaaatgcttactcctcctaggcacctgatcccacctctagtgtgttcagggatccgtgtttgcccaactttctattttgtattgcctataggagttatgaattAGACCACTGTTCGCTATATTCAACTCCCATACAAGTAAATGTGCAAAATACTTCGTAGTTGTCATCCAATAAGATCTTTAATGAAACGCACATTCACATAATATtgaaaaaatcaaacaatacaTGTACGTTCGGATTATTTGATAATTTCGAACATCACCTCAGCCCAGTAAGACACTCTTCAGGGCGTGACTTTTCCTTACGGAATGATTCAGAGACGGGCTGCTAGGTAGGTCCCTGGCAAATACGACAAGTTAGTTAGATTCCAATCACCCCCGATTCCGTAAAGTGTCTGATCTACAAAGATACAAGGTCAGACAGaaaattatataaagcactaaaatggtCAACAAGATGACAAATTACATAGTGAAATGGTAGGGACGACCCGTCTATTCCTGTGGACGAAAGAAAAAGTTTTACACAAGATGACTAAAGATGAAGAAAAATGTACTTAAAGTTGGCACTATTTGAACAATCACATTTACAGTTTTATATGTTTGTTGTTTTGATTTGCGTTCAGATATGTTTGCTTGGGAGGAAATTAGGATATTCTCTTTTCATCGAATGAGCTGGTCCACAATGCCCGAACTGATATTGGAATACCGTAATGAATTGTAAGAAATACAAGTTAAGTAATgttgaaatgtaaaaataaactcGTATTCAGTGAGATTCCTAGTTAGGTACAATGAATGATTTTGAAAACGACATAGAGTAAAAATGACAAAGAAGAGTAAACAATATGGAACAATTTATGAGAG contains:
- the LOC125683345 gene encoding uncharacterized protein LOC125683345 encodes the protein MRRFYFSVLLVLILGSLETGNSVCNLGRHHRNKTTLSTVYTYTKSKISLKAEKALDGKFLNITGGDCAATKHDLSPEPAWWMISLSSVSRIYKINLIFRENFTRHSGFYLYINNEEKSEDELVSLTDMYHERDPKPSSQNVIIFPYGYPGKQVYLYLNETDDEKKIILDLCEIEIIGCTETSGTDDCRCPAEAVDGLPVDVSETKVAFAGRNEITLQCHPYYIVMQNSSGSLEKCNFKRTCKGKLNVSHVSYTCLEVCRDAVYNESTTVLVNPQNSQPYYNKGENITLQCKYRHKLIMGQLKRTCHGNLTWTGDEPVCRKCRCPCKRLESQNFITNHQILKKKIEQTKKDLEVKKTELSSIIRKMTSATDKRKSAQGIGMALGVGVITTLVSLIICSDLPLIYRQIVQGPYGY